The following nucleotide sequence is from Zea mays cultivar B73 chromosome 1, Zm-B73-REFERENCE-NAM-5.0, whole genome shotgun sequence.
TGGAGGTCGTCCGGGTTGACCAGGCCGGCCATGATCTTCAGCCGATCTCTGTAGCTCACAGTGGATTCTGACGTGAACCCTTTCACCTTCTCGGTTTCGTCCTCGAAAAACCTCTGTTGTCGTCAGGAAAGAGTCTGTTATTAGTTTCTAAaagatttctatttttccatggaaAGAAATCCTTTGGAAATGGGAAATTGAGGTTCCTAAACTAGCCCTTAGACTTAAACCACAGGAAGTGCAAGTATTAAAGATGGCGGATTGATTGAAAAAAACGGCTAACCATCATAGACTCCTTGAAATGTTCGGAAACCTCCTTGTCGTAGCATTCGGACACCCTGAAGTACAGGACCAGGCTCAAGCCTTCCCCGTCGCTGTCGCCGAGGAACATAGCAGCGGGGTAGGTAGGCATCTGCGATTGAAAAGCTTGTCACatgagaaaaataaaaagaaagtaGCCAGCTATGGTCTTCTTGGGCAATATACCTGGATGTTCACGATGAGGAGCGACGGGATCTTGGGGTGCGTCTTGATCTGCGGAAGGTCCAGGTGCTGGGCGATGTGATGGACCTTCTTGGGGCAGGCAAACAGGTCAACGCCTATCGGATAGTAGGCAGCGTAGTTTGGAGCCGCGCATTTCTTCTTGTCTCTGGGAgagaaaaacaaaaacaaaaacgaGACCAGAGGTTCGGTTCGTACAGCTCATGCATGCTTTaccagaagaagaaaaaaaaacaaatatacttgtgaatatatatattttttcttgGCGGTACTTTAGGAAGGTGTCGCTCCTGAGCTTGAAGAGGGACGGGTCCATCCGCGACCAGCATCCCGTCGCCGGCCTCTCTCCTCCGCACGGGACTGTCTGCCCTACCTTCGGACGAACAACGTACTTCTTAGATCTACCGCATtcgccgcctccgccgccgccgccgtcctcgtAGTCGTCCCCGCCGCACGACGACGTCGTCTTGTACGAGAGGCGAATGACGGTGGACTTCTTCTTCGCGGGGCTGCCGCCCGTCAGCTGCTGCACCCTCTCGTTGAAGCTGATGGACTGCAGCAGCTTGCGCAGGCGGGACGGCGTGGAGGTCTCCTTGCCGCCaccgccgtcgccgtcgtcgtcgtcgtcgtctgcgGCGTCGCTCTTGTCCTTGATGAGGACCGCCTTGAGGCCGAAGGAGGACGGCATGCTCTGCTGGCTCCGACGTCCGTCGCCTTTCAGCGCAAGGATGTCGGGTAAAGGCACGCCGCGGCATATGTCTCCGATGCGAGAGAGCGCGTCGGCGAAGCTGGACACGCTCGCGTATTGCTGCTTCTCCGCCTGCTCTTCGTCTTC
It contains:
- the LOC100502215 gene encoding uncharacterized protein LOC100502215 — encoded protein: MGSCTSKSALDHRRPARYYTRGRRVHSRRSIMPEAPQSQQLGDASRGRMTGFSMSEIVHVETANRGKSEHSKTFHLTQMEWHHSQRDSKGCSNEDAWFDSVSILEDDSDDEFKSVDGDSDEDEEQAEKQQYASVSSFADALSRIGDICRGVPLPDILALKGDGRRSQQSMPSSFGLKAVLIKDKSDAADDDDDDGDGGGGKETSTPSRLRKLLQSISFNERVQQLTGGSPAKKKSTVIRLSYKTTSSCGGDDYEDGGGGGGGECGRSKKYVVRPKVGQTVPCGGERPATGCWSRMDPSLFKLRSDTFLKDKKKCAAPNYAAYYPIGVDLFACPKKVHHIAQHLDLPQIKTHPKIPSLLIVNIQMPTYPAAMFLGDSDGEGLSLVLYFRVSECYDKEVSEHFKESMMRFFEDETEKVKGFTSESTVSYRDRLKIMAGLVNPDDLQLGSTERKLVQAYNEKPVLSRPQHSFYEGEDYLEVDLDIHRFSYIARKGLDSFRARLKNGILDLGLTIQAQKQSELPEQVLCCVRLNKIDFTDQEVPTIVTVDDN